In Apium graveolens cultivar Ventura chromosome 10, ASM990537v1, whole genome shotgun sequence, the following are encoded in one genomic region:
- the LOC141689898 gene encoding uncharacterized protein LOC141689898 isoform X1, with translation MDGYERKECRGFCQRNRCQCCCHCCGRKGEGQGHRSRKGLRNELWVLLSDGQAEKARAHGPEEKNLATAMKHERKKEAEQHKQDKIEYNAASKNAAKEAAQHKKEKGGAI, from the exons ATGGATGGCTATG AGCGCAAAGAATGTCGCGGCTTCTGCCAAAGAAACCGCTGCCAATGTTGCTGCCACTGCTGTGGCCGGAAAGGAGAAGGCCAAGGCCACCGTTCAAGAAAAg GATTGAGGAATGAATTGTGGGTGTTATTATCCGATGGACAGGCTGAAAAAGCAAGGGCCCATGGTCCGGAGGAGAAAAATCTCGCCACAGCGATGAAACACGAGAGGAAGAAGGAAGCGGAACAGCATAAGCAAGATAAAATCGAATACAATGCTGCAAGCAAAAACGCAGCCAAGGAGGCTGCACAACACAAGAAAGAGAAGGGTGGAGCTATCTAA
- the LOC141689897 gene encoding enoyl-[acyl-carrier-protein] reductase [NADH], chloroplastic-like, with amino-acid sequence MASITTPTMHLAKGQLCFTASGKVCQPSIGSFSTEVRGAPWTGLIGSLHVSSAKSLSHNLTCSSVKSERFVVKAMSEASDLKPLPGLPVDLRGKRAFIAGIADDNGYGWAIAKSLAAAGAEILIGTWVPALNIFESSLRRGKFDESRVLPDGSLMEITKVYPLDAVFDSPEDVPEDVKANKRYAGSSKWTVKEVAESVKEDFGTIDILVHSLANGPEVTKPLLETSRYGYLAAISASSYSFVSLLKHFVPIMNPGGASISLTYIASERIIPGYGGGMSSAKSALESDTRVLAFEAGRKHKIRVNTISAGPLRSRAAKAIGFIDMMIDYSTENAPLQKELSAEEVGNAAAFLASPLASAITGAVVYVDNGLNAMGVGVDSPVFKDLDIPKYKEN; translated from the exons ATGGCCTCGATCACAACTCCTACCATGCATTTGGCAAAAGGCCAACTTTGCTTTACTGCCTCCGGTAAAGTTTGCCAGCCAAGCATCGGAAGTTTCAGTACAGAAGTTAGAGGAGCACCATGGACTGGTCTTATAGGCTCCCTTCATGTTTCATCTGCAAAATCCTTGTCTCATAACCTAACCTGTAGTTCAGTTAAATCTGAGAGGTTTGTCGTGAAAGCAATGTCTGAAGCAAGTGATTTGAAGCCCCTCCCGGGATTGCCAGTTGATTTGAGAG GAAAAAGGGCTTTCATAGCCGGCATAGCGGATGATAATGGATATGGATGGGCAATTGCAAAATCTCTTGCTGCTGCAGGTGCTGAAATTCTTATTGGTACATGGGTTCCT GCTTTAAACATCTTCGAGTCAAGTCTAAGGCGCGGGAAGTTTGATGAATCTCGAGT GTTGCCCGACGGTTCGCTGATGGAGATCACTAAAGTGTACCCATTAGATGCAGTTTTTGATAGCCCTGAGGATGTTCCCGAAGAT GTGAAGGCAAACAAACGTTATGCAGGGTCTTCTAAGTGGACGGTCAAG GAAGTTGCTGAATCTGTCAAGGAAGATTTTGGCACCATTGACATCCTGGTTCACTCACTTGCTAATGGACCAGAG GTCACGAAACCACTCCTAGAGACATCAAGATATGGATATCTTGCTGCAATCTCTGCTTCGAGCTATTCCTTTGTTTCTTTACTCAagcattttgttccaataatgaaTCCAG GCGGTGCTTCAATTTCCCTAACCTACATTGCTTCTGAAAGGATCATACCAGG GTATGGTGGAGGCATGAGTTCAGCAAAGTCTGCTCTGGAGAGTGACACAAGA GTTTTGGCCTTCGAAGCTGGAAGGAAGCACAAAATCAGAGTCAACACCATCTCTGCAG GCCCATTGAGAAGCCGCGCTGCTAAAGCAATTGGTTTCATCGATATGATGATTGATTACTCCACAGAGAACGCACCTTTGCAAAAAGAATTATCAGCAG AGGAAGTGGGGAACGCTGCTGCTTTTCTGGCATCACCTCTGGCTTCGGCCATAACTGGAGCTGTCGTGTATGTTGACAACGGTTTGAATGCAATGGGAGTTGGAGTTGACAGCCCAGTATTCAAAGATCTTGACATTCCAAAATACAAAGAGAACTGA
- the LOC141689898 gene encoding uncharacterized protein LOC141689898 isoform X2 translates to MIPHICIDGWLWFVFSAKNVAASAKETAANVAATAVAGKEKAKATVQEKAEKARAHGPEEKNLATAMKHERKKEAEQHKQDKIEYNAASKNAAKEAAQHKKEKGGAI, encoded by the exons ATGATACCACATATATGCATTGATGGATGGCTATGGTTTGTGTTT AGCGCAAAGAATGTCGCGGCTTCTGCCAAAGAAACCGCTGCCAATGTTGCTGCCACTGCTGTGGCCGGAAAGGAGAAGGCCAAGGCCACCGTTCAAGAAAAg GCTGAAAAAGCAAGGGCCCATGGTCCGGAGGAGAAAAATCTCGCCACAGCGATGAAACACGAGAGGAAGAAGGAAGCGGAACAGCATAAGCAAGATAAAATCGAATACAATGCTGCAAGCAAAAACGCAGCCAAGGAGGCTGCACAACACAAGAAAGAGAAGGGTGGAGCTATCTAA
- the LOC141693788 gene encoding non-structural maintenance of chromosomes element 4 homolog A-like, producing MAKGQASSSNYHNNDDNSGGASDDFGEDGVKRRRVLRSRYLAVKNLISDERDDISRVDSDKFNSIINEVESLHLLVQKPREQVADAEALLNITSTLMTSVKAHCNEGITPSDYVACLVRDFGVEGGASIDWKKVGLDVPHAFKRAPGCCTMLGPMNVEMKQRAVATRKKHVRPTESSRPEELDESAEERTETDKNMATMFNILRKNRRVRLERIVLNRESFAETVENIFALSFLVKDGRAEITIDEKEGFHIVSPKNAPAANAVASGEVSYSHFIFRFDFKDWKFMMNSIEAGEELMPHRNQVNMSRNSEPNSSPEQARANLPTTPIRKLSRNRGRVLQETIVADSPESGDSAARAAAIRKGKRKVR from the exons ATGGCTAAAGGCCAAGCAAGTAGTAGTAATTACCATAATAATGATGATAACAGTGGGGGAGCATCTGATGATTTCGGTGAAGACGGTGTTAAACGACGGAGAGTTCTTCGATCTCGTTATCTCGCTGTTAAGAATCTCATCAGTG ATGAGAGAGATGATATCTCCAGGGTTGATTCTGACAAATTCAATTCCATCATCAATGAAGTCGAGTCTTTGCATCTGCTAG tacaAAAACCTCGAGAGCAGGTAGCAGATGCTGAAGCTCTGCTAAATATTACAAGTACTTTGATGACTTCTGTTAAGGCACACTGTAATGAAGGTATAACTCCTTCTGATTATGTCGCCTGTCTTGTCAGAGATTTTGGCGTAGAGGGTGGAGCCTCAATTGATTGGAAGAAAGTTGGTTTAGACGTGCCTCATGCTTTTAAAAGGGCACCCGGATGCTGCACAAT GCTTGGGCCCATGAATGTTGAAATGAAGCAGCGCGCAGTTGCTACTCGCAAAAAGCACGTGAGACCAACTGAAAGTTCTCGTCCTGAAGAG CTTGATGAATCTGCAGAAGAGAGAACCGAAACTGATAAGAATATGGCAACAATGTTCAATATATTGAGGAAGAATAGGAGGGTAAGGCTTGAAAGGATAGTGCTGAACAGAGAATCATTTGCGGAAACTGTTGAGAATATATTTGCCCTCTCATTTCTTGTGAAAGATGGCAGAGCTGAGATTACAATTGATGAAAAGGAGGGATTCCATATAGTTT CACCCAAGAATGCTCCTGCTGCAAATGCTGTTGCTTCTGGAGAGGTGTCTTACAGTCACTTTATCTTCAGATTTGACTTCAAGGATTGGAAG TTCATGATGAATTCTATTGAGGCTGGGGAGGAGTTAATGCCACACAGGAATCAAGTCAACATGTCGAGGAATTCAGAACCAAATTCATCTCCAGAACAGGCTAGAGCAAATTTACCTACAACACCTATTCGGAAATTGTCCAGGAATCGTGGTCGTGTTTTGCAGGAAACTATTGTAGCAGACTCACCTGAAAGTGGTGATTCAGCAGCCAGAGCTGCTGCTATACGCAAAGGAAAAAGGAAAGTTAGATGA
- the LOC141689898 gene encoding uncharacterized protein LOC141689898 isoform X3 — MAMSAKNVAASAKETAANVAATAVAGKEKAKATVQEKAEKARAHGPEEKNLATAMKHERKKEAEQHKQDKIEYNAASKNAAKEAAQHKKEKGGAI, encoded by the exons ATGGCTATG AGCGCAAAGAATGTCGCGGCTTCTGCCAAAGAAACCGCTGCCAATGTTGCTGCCACTGCTGTGGCCGGAAAGGAGAAGGCCAAGGCCACCGTTCAAGAAAAg GCTGAAAAAGCAAGGGCCCATGGTCCGGAGGAGAAAAATCTCGCCACAGCGATGAAACACGAGAGGAAGAAGGAAGCGGAACAGCATAAGCAAGATAAAATCGAATACAATGCTGCAAGCAAAAACGCAGCCAAGGAGGCTGCACAACACAAGAAAGAGAAGGGTGGAGCTATCTAA